Proteins co-encoded in one Sebastes fasciatus isolate fSebFas1 chromosome 11, fSebFas1.pri, whole genome shotgun sequence genomic window:
- the cbln12 gene encoding cerebellin 12 isoform X2 — protein MHPRSVTFDLPVLLAVLLLWGPMESRGQNDTEPIILEGKCLVICDSTPSSEPAGNALGMSVRSGSGRVAFSASRQTNHEPTDMSNRTMIIYFDNILVNVGTHFDQESSVFLAPRRGVYSFNFHVVKAYNRQTIQVSLMLNGWPMISAFAGDQDVTREAATNAGLVIMEKGDKAYLRLERGNLMGGWKYSTFSGFLVFPL, from the exons ATGCACCCCAggtcagtgacctttgacctccccgTACTGTTGGCTGTGCTCCTGTTGTGGGGGCCCATGGAGTCCAGGGGCCAGAATGACACGGAGCCCATCATCCTCGAGGGGAAATGCTTAGTCATTTGTGACTCCACTCCATCGTCCGAGCCCGCCGGTAACGCCCTGGGCATGTCGGTCCGCTCGGGCTCCGGCCGGGTGGCCTTCTCCGCCAGCCGCCAGACCAACCACGAGCCCACGGACATGAGCAACCGCACCATGATCATCTACTTTGATAAT ATTTTGGTGAACGTGGGTACTCACTTTGACCAGGAGAGCAGCGTCTTCCTGGCGCCAAGAAGAGGCGTGTACAGCTTCAACTTCCATGTTGTGAAGGCCTACAACAGACAAACCATTCAG GTCAGCTTGATGTTGAACGGCTGGCCAATGATTTCAGCTTTTGCCGGGGACCAGGACGTGACCAGAGAAGCTGCCACCAACGCCGGCCTGGTGATCATGGAGAAGGGGGATAAAGCTTACCTCAGACTGGAGAGGGGCAACCTGATGGGAGGCTGGAAGTACTCCACCTTCTCTGGGTTCCTGGTCTTCCCCCTGTGA
- the LOC141776916 gene encoding proteinase-activated receptor 2-like, which yields MGEGSDTVNYLMSKLLSDSLPKLTVKNCRAESIEVDTLQMSNNSQMTGIHENASLLCGKDPVYYTNTLGIVVDWVIFLVGLPEVCLACYALLRLLKKDRAAPIFAINLLLSDLLQIAITVVFIISRFFDAAFYPFARARCVARLFVRLGLTSSLGFMLLISAERYLLVACPVWYHTKNIARLSILVSVGMWTFSLAYASFDNLFLMHTRFSLLIFSIICLLPAPFLLGFFRATWKALNKSMAMRHDPKKRRRVLGVLSLVLGTYTVLFFPFCFRNLYYSLKGDNASDAEDSVRDVSGVLTSALVYLSPLVDALIYIFIRKDVKDTVEAFPCCKTPLMKLREFQDRTTDSSQTETAF from the exons atgggcgaag GAAGTGACACAGTGAACTATCTGATGAGCAAACTTTTATCAGACTCTCTGCCGAAGCTCACTGTGAAAAACTGCAGAGCTGAAAGCATCGAGGTCGATACTCTACAGATGTCCAACAACAGCCAGATGACTGGGATACATGAAAATGCTTCACTTCTCTGCGGTAAAGACCCTGTCTACTACACAAACACCTTGGGTATTGTGGTGGACTGGGTGATATTTCTCGTTGGACTACCTGAAGTTTGCCTGGCCTGCTATGCTCTCCTGCGTCTACTCAAGAAGGACAGAGCGGCTCCGATCTTCGCCATCAACCTGCTCCTGTCAGATCTCCTTCAGATCGCGATCACAGTCGTCTTTATCATAAGTCGGTTTTTCGATGCCGCCTTCTACCCCTTCGCCAGGGCCCGCTGCGTCGCACGACTGTTCGTCCGCTTGGGACTGACCTCCAGTTTGGGTTTCATGCTGCTGATTTCTGCAGAGAGGTACTTATTGGTGGCCTGCCCGGTGTGGTACCACACGAAGAACATCGCAAGGTTATCCATCCTGGTCTCAGTCGGCATGTGGACCTTCTCGCTGGCTTACGCCTCTTTTGATAATCTCTTCTTGATGCACACCAGATTCTCCTTGTTGATATTCTCCATCATCTGCCTCCTCCCTGCCCCATTCCTTCTGGGTTTCTTCAGGGCCACATGGAAAGCCCTCAACAAAAGTATGGCCATGAGACATGACccgaagaagaggaggagagtttTGGGGGTTCTGAGCCTGGTGTTGGGGACGTACACCGTGTTGTTCTTCCCCTTCTGCTTCAGGAACCTCTACTACTCTCTGAAAGGTGACAACGCCTCAGACGCAGAGGACTCAGTCAGGGATGTTTCCGGTGTTTTGACCAGTGCTCTGGTCTATCTTAGCCCTTTGGTAGACGCTTTAATCTATATTTTCATTAGGAAGGACGTAAAGGACACAGTGGAAGCGTTTCCCTGCTGCAAAACACCTCTGATGAAGCTCAGAGAGTTTCAGGACAGAACAACAGACTCTTCGCAGACCGAGACAGCTTTCTAA
- the cbln12 gene encoding cerebellin 12 isoform X1 — translation MEYKTVQAETGSVMHPRSVTFDLPVLLAVLLLWGPMESRGQNDTEPIILEGKCLVICDSTPSSEPAGNALGMSVRSGSGRVAFSASRQTNHEPTDMSNRTMIIYFDNILVNVGTHFDQESSVFLAPRRGVYSFNFHVVKAYNRQTIQVSLMLNGWPMISAFAGDQDVTREAATNAGLVIMEKGDKAYLRLERGNLMGGWKYSTFSGFLVFPL, via the exons ATGGAATATAAGACTGTTCAGGCGGAAACAG GTTCAGTGATGCACCCCAggtcagtgacctttgacctccccgTACTGTTGGCTGTGCTCCTGTTGTGGGGGCCCATGGAGTCCAGGGGCCAGAATGACACGGAGCCCATCATCCTCGAGGGGAAATGCTTAGTCATTTGTGACTCCACTCCATCGTCCGAGCCCGCCGGTAACGCCCTGGGCATGTCGGTCCGCTCGGGCTCCGGCCGGGTGGCCTTCTCCGCCAGCCGCCAGACCAACCACGAGCCCACGGACATGAGCAACCGCACCATGATCATCTACTTTGATAAT ATTTTGGTGAACGTGGGTACTCACTTTGACCAGGAGAGCAGCGTCTTCCTGGCGCCAAGAAGAGGCGTGTACAGCTTCAACTTCCATGTTGTGAAGGCCTACAACAGACAAACCATTCAG GTCAGCTTGATGTTGAACGGCTGGCCAATGATTTCAGCTTTTGCCGGGGACCAGGACGTGACCAGAGAAGCTGCCACCAACGCCGGCCTGGTGATCATGGAGAAGGGGGATAAAGCTTACCTCAGACTGGAGAGGGGCAACCTGATGGGAGGCTGGAAGTACTCCACCTTCTCTGGGTTCCTGGTCTTCCCCCTGTGA
- the trim110 gene encoding E3 ubiquitin/ISG15 ligase TRIM25, producing the protein MASLEEELTCSVCRDFFSQAHPLPCGHSFCPACIREAWSGHGEGRSRFTCPQCLEEHGEVLCDCCPPTAEKGKPPLAVKTCLRCEVSLCAEHLRPHLERPAFSTHLLVDPLGDLSQRKCPTHAEILRYYCADDGVYVCGDCLLDGGHAEHKVKALRQVEEDLKVILQTLLSKAEEKLKDGEQILKEHESIDSTMADSLKQDNTQVERLGSDLQVQVKRLVVSLREITRRERQQVIERVHEDCTKVRGDMSQVLSIQNYLASLLEETDPFLLIWVTSRPEQPSLHPRHRQSGQETHLGGHGEQVSRVYHRHPPLPQ; encoded by the exons ATGGCGTCCCTGGAGGAAGAGCTGACCTGCTCTGTGTGCCGAGACTTCTTCAGCCAAGCCCACCCCCTGCCCTGCGGTCACAGCTTCTGCCCCGCCTGCATCCGCGAGGCCTGGAGCGGCCACGGCGAGGGCAGGAGTCGCTTTACCTGCCCCCAGTGTCTAGAGGAGCACGGAGAGGTGCTGTGTGACTGCTGCCCTCCCACGGCAGAGAAAGGAAAGCCACCGTTGGCTGTCAAGACCTGCCTGAGGTGCGAAGTGTCGCTGTGTGCCGAACACCTCCGACCCCATCTGGAGAGGCCGGCGTTTAGCACCCACCTGCTGGTGGACCCACTGGGGGACCTCTCCCAGCGAAAGTGCCCGACACACGCAGAGATATTGCGCTACTACTGTGCCGACGAcggggtgtatgtgtgtggtgacTGTCTGCTGGACGGAGGCCACGCTGAGCATAAAGTGAAGGCGCTGAGACAGGTGGAGGAGGATCTGAAG GTCATTCTCCAGACGCTGCTCAGCAAAGCAGAGGAGAAGCTGAAAGACGGAGAGCAAATCCTCAAAGAGCACGAGAGTATTGATTCAACCATGGCT GATTCTCTGAAGCAGGATAACACTCAGGTGGAGCGGCTGGGCTCAGACCTGCAGGTCCAGGTGAAGAGGCTGGTGGTCTCTCTGAGGGAGATCACCAGGAGGGAGAGGCAGCAGGTCATAGAGCGCGTGCACGAAGACTGCACCAAGGTGAGAGGCGACATGAGCCAGGTGCTGAGCATCCAGAACTACCTGGCCTCGCTGCTGGAAGAGACGGACCCCTTCCTGCTCATCTGG GTTACTAGCCGACCTGAACAGCCCTCTCTTCATCCCCGACACCGTCAGTCTGGACAGGAAACACATCTTGGAGGACATGGAGAGCAAGTATCGAGAGTTTATCACCGGCACCCTCCGCTGCCTCAGTGA